A genomic window from Candidatus Zixiibacteriota bacterium includes:
- a CDS encoding GNAT family N-acetyltransferase, whose translation MTTGHIHVTTDLIAQVEQAEIEAWTDFYSAAGAGASRALGIAVSTNPSETITLASRLDILAFNRVLGLGLIVPISRETLERITLTYKRAGVPRFFVQLSPPVVTDEVSRLLRANGFSHYNNWVKLCRDVAPVPPLETSVVVDEITKSQARVFSRILVDSFDWPRALCPWIESAIGRPRWRFYLAYHKKRAIATAALFVSGTVGWIDFASTLPDARGKGAQAALLRRRIEDARRDGCRTIIVETAEQTRDREAPSFRNMIRYGFQTAYVRPNYIWRNIEQQD comes from the coding sequence ATGACGACAGGACATATTCACGTTACTACAGATTTGATCGCTCAGGTCGAACAGGCTGAAATCGAGGCATGGACGGACTTTTATTCCGCGGCCGGCGCCGGAGCCTCCAGAGCGCTCGGCATCGCCGTTTCGACTAATCCCTCGGAAACCATCACCCTCGCGTCACGGTTGGACATTCTCGCTTTCAACAGAGTGCTCGGTCTGGGACTGATCGTGCCGATTTCGCGAGAAACACTTGAAAGGATTACGCTGACTTACAAAAGGGCAGGTGTGCCGCGCTTCTTCGTCCAATTGAGCCCACCGGTTGTGACCGATGAAGTAAGTCGGTTGCTACGGGCAAACGGATTCAGCCACTATAATAACTGGGTCAAGTTGTGCCGTGATGTCGCGCCTGTGCCTCCCCTAGAAACATCTGTCGTAGTTGATGAAATTACGAAAAGTCAGGCCCGCGTTTTCTCGAGAATACTGGTCGACAGCTTCGACTGGCCACGGGCACTCTGCCCCTGGATCGAAAGCGCCATAGGACGGCCGCGATGGCGATTCTATCTGGCCTATCATAAAAAGCGGGCGATAGCCACGGCGGCTCTTTTCGTATCCGGCACAGTTGGCTGGATCGATTTCGCCAGCACGTTGCCCGACGCCCGCGGCAAGGGCGCTCAGGCTGCGCTGCTCCGCCGTCGCATCGAAGATGCCCGCCGGGATGGCTGCCGCACTATCATCGTCGAAACGGCCGAGCAGACACGCGACCGCGAAGCTCCGTCCTTTAGAAACATGATACGCTACGGTTTTCAAACCGCTTACGTCCGGCCGAACTATATCTGGCGCAACATCGAACAGCAAGATTAG
- a CDS encoding methyltransferase domain-containing protein codes for MNNGSIDAARAEAFAGRLIELYNGGGLALMISIGHRTGLFDVMDGMTSATSYEIARRAGLSERYVREWLGAMTVGKIVECDPNGPRYSLPREHSAFLTRDSSPNNMAVFAQYIPLLGQVEDKIVARFRSGEGLPYSEYNRFHEVMAEDSGQTVVSALLDSILPLVPQLPEALSRGIDVLDIGCGAGRALNLMAKHFPKSRFYGFDISEEAIKVGWYESRRAGLFNVYFETKDLTDFEPNGQKWDLITAFDAVHDQAQPEKVLADIAGALKPGGTFLMQDIAGSAHHYQNIDHPVGPLLYAVSCMHCVPVSLAQGGAGLGAMWGEEKARELLSRAGFKKIETRKLAHDFQNNFYIGMLQ; via the coding sequence ATGAATAATGGAAGTATCGATGCCGCCCGGGCCGAAGCCTTCGCCGGACGATTGATAGAGTTGTATAACGGCGGTGGGCTTGCTCTTATGATCTCCATTGGACACCGCACCGGGTTGTTCGATGTCATGGATGGCATGACGTCCGCCACCAGTTATGAGATCGCCCGCAGGGCCGGACTGAGTGAACGCTATGTAAGAGAATGGCTCGGAGCCATGACAGTAGGGAAGATCGTGGAATGCGATCCGAATGGCCCGAGATATTCGCTGCCCCGTGAACACTCCGCCTTCCTGACCCGCGATTCATCACCGAACAACATGGCAGTGTTCGCCCAGTATATTCCTCTGCTGGGACAGGTCGAAGACAAGATCGTGGCAAGGTTCCGCTCGGGAGAGGGTTTACCGTACTCGGAATACAATCGCTTTCATGAAGTAATGGCCGAAGACAGCGGCCAGACCGTGGTATCCGCGCTGTTAGACTCCATTCTTCCTCTGGTGCCACAACTGCCGGAGGCTCTGTCGCGCGGCATAGATGTTCTGGATATCGGCTGCGGAGCGGGGCGGGCACTTAATCTGATGGCTAAGCACTTTCCGAAAAGTCGATTCTACGGCTTTGATATCAGTGAAGAAGCCATAAAAGTCGGCTGGTACGAGTCAAGAAGGGCCGGGCTGTTCAATGTCTATTTTGAAACAAAAGACCTAACCGATTTTGAACCCAACGGTCAAAAATGGGACCTTATTACGGCCTTTGACGCTGTCCACGACCAGGCTCAACCGGAGAAAGTCCTTGCCGATATTGCCGGCGCTCTAAAACCCGGTGGAACCTTTCTCATGCAGGATATCGCCGGCTCCGCTCACCATTACCAAAATATTGACCATCCCGTCGGACCGCTTTTGTACGCCGTGTCGTGTATGCACTGTGTGCCGGTCTCCCTGGCGCAAGGGGGCGCGGGGCTTGGAGCCATGTGGGGCGAAGAAAAGGCGAGGGAATTGCTCAGCCGGGCCGGGTTTAAGAAAATCGAAACCAGAAAACTGGCACATGACTTTCAAAATAACTTCTATATCGGGATGCTTCAATGA